In Methanofastidiosum sp., the following proteins share a genomic window:
- a CDS encoding 2-isopropylmalate synthase, with product MEEVICVSDYNKKVLEKMNIQGIKIFDTTLRDGEQTPGVAFNVEEKMKIAESLDLLGVDAIEAGFPITSAGEKEAIKKVSDMGLKAKICGLARSNKKDIDIALDCNVDRVHTFIATSPIHREFKLKMSKEDIMAKAIEGVEYAKDHGVEVEFSCEDATRTELEYLKEMHRAVRDAGVDYINVPDTVGTIMPKAMRYLIKELVNDINVPISVHCHNDFGLAVANSLAAVESGAKQIHCTINGLGERAGNASLEETVMSLMALYGVRFSLDTTRLTYISKLVSRISGVVVQPNKAIVGENAFAHESGIHVHGVLSKAFCYEPLTPKLVGRESEIVVGKHTGLHAVEKKLKDFGIGLTKEQVLEIVDEVKRIRESGKKITDEDLIAIAAGYVAKVPDEEKEVKLEEMSIISGLHITPTATAILNINGNKKIGSNIGNGAVDAALNALKSVVPEKITLEEYRLEAITGGSDALCQVSVRIINEDNIKAIGKSVGSDIVMTSVNATIEAINKLRKISKEGKTK from the coding sequence ACATACAAGGTATCAAGATATTTGATACAACTCTAAGAGATGGAGAGCAGACCCCTGGCGTAGCATTTAACGTAGAAGAAAAGATGAAAATAGCAGAAAGCCTCGATCTATTAGGAGTTGATGCTATTGAGGCAGGGTTTCCCATAACATCTGCCGGAGAAAAAGAAGCTATTAAAAAAGTATCTGATATGGGCTTAAAGGCAAAAATTTGTGGCCTTGCAAGATCCAATAAAAAAGATATTGATATCGCATTAGATTGTAATGTTGATAGAGTTCACACATTTATTGCTACTTCTCCAATACACCGAGAATTTAAACTTAAAATGTCAAAAGAAGACATCATGGCAAAAGCAATAGAAGGTGTTGAATATGCTAAGGATCACGGAGTTGAGGTAGAGTTTTCCTGTGAAGATGCAACAAGAACTGAGCTTGAATATCTTAAAGAGATGCATCGAGCTGTACGAGATGCAGGTGTAGACTATATCAATGTGCCAGATACTGTTGGTACAATAATGCCAAAAGCAATGAGATATCTAATAAAAGAGCTAGTTAACGATATCAACGTACCCATAAGTGTCCATTGCCACAATGATTTTGGTCTTGCTGTCGCAAATTCACTTGCAGCAGTTGAAAGTGGTGCCAAACAGATACACTGCACAATTAATGGTCTTGGTGAGAGGGCAGGTAATGCTTCTTTAGAGGAAACTGTGATGAGTCTAATGGCCCTTTATGGTGTCAGGTTTTCTCTCGATACAACAAGACTTACCTATATATCCAAACTAGTTTCAAGAATATCTGGCGTTGTTGTTCAGCCAAACAAGGCAATTGTTGGTGAAAATGCATTTGCCCATGAATCAGGTATTCATGTTCACGGAGTATTAAGCAAAGCTTTCTGCTATGAACCCCTTACACCAAAGTTAGTCGGAAGGGAAAGTGAGATTGTTGTCGGAAAGCACACAGGTCTCCATGCAGTTGAAAAGAAGCTTAAGGACTTCGGAATTGGATTAACAAAAGAACAGGTATTAGAGATTGTTGATGAAGTCAAAAGAATAAGGGAAAGCGGAAAGAAGATTACTGATGAAGATCTAATAGCGATAGCAGCTGGATATGTTGCAAAAGTTCCGGATGAAGAAAAGGAAGTAAAACTTGAAGAGATGTCTATAATATCAGGACTTCATATTACGCCAACAGCTACAGCTATACTAAACATAAATGGAAATAAAAAAATAGGTTCAAACATAGGGAATGGTGCAGTTGATGCAGCATTAAATGCTTTAAAGTCAGTTGTTCCAGAAAAGATAACGCTTGAAGAATACAGACTTGAAGCAATAACAGGTGGATCTGATGCTCTGTGTCAGGTATCTGTGAGAATAATAAATGAAGATAATATAAAAGCAATTGGAAAGAGTGTTGGCTCCGATATAGTCATGACAAGTGTCAATGCAACAATTGAGGCCATAAACAAACTAAGAAAGATAAGTAAAGAGGGGAAAACGAAATGA
- the ilvB gene encoding biosynthetic-type acetolactate synthase large subunit codes for MSEGLKGTEIVVKCLKEENVKNLFGFPGGQLIPLYDELYEETDVRSILVRHEQGAAHAADGYARASGDPGVCMATSGPGATNLITGLLNATMDSIPVVAFTAQVPTKAIGTDAFQEADTFGITMPITKHNFLVKSTDHLSWTIKGAFKIANTGRKGAVVIDLPNDVQQKKSKEYHHGEVKFAGYNPSIVPNPLQLKRIAQKLVEAERPLILAGGGVILANASEDLRLLAEYLGAGVATTLMGKGAIPENHPLSLGMVGMHGRLGANKMINSCDVLLVIGCRFSDRTTGWGLESFAPDAVKIHCDIDSSELNKNITVDFPLVGDANLVIRDLIKFIKKFEDVKKDTNIWRKRVNQLHSMCEECETVKPNGKLTPEIIIKTINNFLDDNAIVTTEVGQNQMFAAHYYITKKPRQFISSGGLGTMGFGFPAAIGAKVAKPDSQVLDIAGDGSFLMVCQELATAMTEDIPVVVGILNNSFLGMVRQWQELFWDKRYSGTKLGTIPDFVKLAESFGAYGERVENSSDIEKALKNAFDSGVVSVLDFKIESETNILPMIPPGGRVDEMIGVGRCRHK; via the coding sequence ATGAGCGAAGGTTTGAAAGGAACAGAAATCGTTGTAAAGTGTCTAAAAGAAGAAAACGTAAAGAATCTATTTGGTTTCCCAGGAGGCCAATTAATACCCCTCTATGATGAACTTTATGAAGAAACTGATGTCAGAAGTATTCTTGTAAGACATGAACAGGGAGCAGCTCACGCTGCGGATGGCTATGCTAGAGCTTCAGGGGATCCAGGAGTTTGCATGGCAACTTCAGGCCCAGGTGCAACAAATCTAATTACTGGATTACTGAATGCAACAATGGATTCAATTCCTGTTGTTGCTTTTACAGCTCAAGTTCCTACTAAAGCCATAGGTACAGATGCCTTCCAAGAGGCAGATACTTTTGGAATCACAATGCCCATAACAAAGCATAACTTTCTAGTCAAATCAACAGATCATTTATCTTGGACAATCAAAGGCGCGTTCAAGATTGCAAATACTGGAAGAAAGGGAGCAGTGGTTATAGACCTTCCAAATGATGTCCAGCAGAAGAAATCTAAAGAGTATCATCATGGAGAGGTAAAGTTTGCCGGATATAATCCGAGCATAGTTCCAAATCCTCTTCAGCTAAAGAGAATTGCACAAAAACTTGTAGAGGCTGAGAGACCCTTAATCCTTGCAGGAGGAGGAGTAATACTTGCAAACGCCTCGGAAGATTTGAGACTACTTGCTGAGTATCTTGGTGCTGGTGTAGCTACAACTCTAATGGGAAAAGGTGCGATACCTGAAAATCACCCTCTTTCTCTTGGAATGGTAGGGATGCACGGGAGACTTGGCGCAAATAAGATGATCAATAGCTGTGATGTTTTATTAGTCATTGGATGTAGATTCTCAGATAGAACAACAGGATGGGGGCTTGAATCCTTTGCTCCGGACGCAGTAAAAATTCACTGCGATATAGACTCATCAGAATTAAACAAAAACATAACAGTAGATTTCCCACTTGTAGGGGATGCCAATCTTGTAATAAGGGATCTAATTAAGTTTATCAAAAAATTTGAAGATGTTAAAAAAGACACAAACATCTGGAGGAAACGAGTTAATCAGCTACATAGCATGTGCGAGGAGTGTGAAACTGTTAAACCTAATGGCAAACTTACGCCAGAAATTATAATAAAGACAATTAATAATTTCCTTGATGACAATGCCATTGTCACTACAGAGGTGGGGCAGAATCAGATGTTTGCTGCTCACTACTATATTACAAAAAAGCCAAGGCAGTTTATATCCTCAGGTGGTCTTGGAACGATGGGATTTGGATTCCCAGCTGCGATTGGGGCAAAGGTTGCAAAGCCAGATAGTCAAGTTTTGGATATTGCGGGCGATGGTTCATTCCTAATGGTATGTCAAGAATTAGCAACTGCAATGACTGAGGACATACCTGTAGTTGTTGGAATATTAAACAACTCATTTCTTGGAATGGTTAGACAGTGGCAGGAACTGTTCTGGGATAAGAGGTATTCCGGAACAAAACTTGGAACAATCCCAGATTTTGTAAAACTTGCAGAATCCTTCGGCGCATATGGAGAAAGAGTTGAAAATTCTAGCGACATCGAGAAAGCACTAAAAAATGCTTTTGATTCTGGTGTCGTTTCAGTCCTTGATTTTAAGATAGAATCTGAAACTAATATTCTCCCAATGATCCCGCCTGGGGGCAGGGTTGATGAGATGATAGGGGTGGGAAGATGTCGACACAAATAA